A section of the Streptomyces sp. CG1 genome encodes:
- a CDS encoding NAD(P)H-binding protein: MLVVTAPTSTIGRLLVDDLLDRGESLRLVVRDPSRLADEVREQAEVVKGSHGDPAVIGRACDGAEAVFWLAPDDPTAPSTEAAYVDFTRPACEAFTHHGVRRVVAITALGRGTELAEHAGLVTSSLAMCDLIAASGAAFRAVACPSFMHNLLHQVDAIKEQGMFFLMADPDLKVPSVATRDIAATAARLLVDDSWHGSGQVACLGPEDLSPIEMARIISEVLGTEIGYRQTPGAAFKARMTGFGMTDGMAQGMADMFEAKNKGLDNAEPRTVESTTPTTFRMWCEEVLKPAVAA, from the coding sequence ATGTTGGTTGTCACCGCACCCACCAGCACCATCGGCCGTCTGCTCGTCGACGACCTCCTGGACCGCGGGGAGTCGCTGCGCCTCGTCGTCCGCGACCCGTCGCGGCTCGCGGACGAGGTCCGTGAGCAGGCCGAGGTCGTCAAGGGCTCGCACGGCGACCCGGCCGTCATCGGCCGGGCGTGCGACGGCGCCGAGGCCGTGTTCTGGCTCGCGCCGGACGACCCCACAGCGCCGAGCACCGAGGCCGCGTACGTCGACTTCACGCGTCCCGCCTGCGAGGCATTCACGCACCACGGCGTGCGGCGCGTCGTGGCCATCACCGCACTCGGCCGGGGGACGGAACTGGCCGAGCACGCGGGCCTGGTGACCTCGTCCCTGGCGATGTGCGACCTGATCGCCGCCTCGGGAGCCGCCTTCCGCGCGGTGGCCTGTCCTTCCTTCATGCACAACCTGCTCCACCAGGTCGACGCGATCAAGGAACAGGGCATGTTCTTCCTGATGGCCGACCCCGACCTGAAGGTCCCCAGCGTCGCCACCCGCGACATCGCGGCCACCGCCGCGCGGCTGCTGGTCGACGACTCGTGGCATGGGTCGGGCCAGGTAGCCTGCCTGGGGCCGGAGGATCTGTCGCCCATCGAGATGGCGCGGATCATCTCCGAGGTGCTCGGCACCGAAATCGGCTACCGGCAGACGCCGGGCGCGGCGTTCAAGGCACGCATGACCGGATTCGGGATGACCGACGGGATGGCGCAAGGCATGGCCGACATGTTCGAGGCCAAGAACAAGGGGCTCGACAACGCCGAGCCACGCACCGTGGAATCGACGACCCCGACGACCTTCCGGATGTGGTGCGAGGAGGTCCTCAAGCCGGCCGTGGCGGCCTGA
- a CDS encoding LysE family translocator — protein sequence MVSTESILAFAAMSLLVIVIPGPSVLFVIGRALAHGRRTALATVLGNLIGSYLLVTAVAWGLGILVETSAAVFTGVKLAGAAYLVYLGVQAFRHRKEMCAADMEAPAGERRGDLRTVLDGVFVGFTNPKGLIFFAAVLPQFVNHSAGRVPLQMMVLGLVPVAIGMITDTLWGLGASAARSWFARSDRRLSMVGGAGGFAMIGLGVTVAATGRAD from the coding sequence ATGGTGTCCACGGAGAGCATTCTCGCGTTCGCGGCGATGTCACTACTGGTGATTGTGATCCCAGGGCCGAGCGTGCTGTTTGTGATCGGCAGAGCGCTGGCGCACGGCCGCCGCACGGCGCTCGCGACCGTCCTGGGCAATCTGATCGGTTCGTACCTCCTGGTGACCGCTGTGGCGTGGGGCCTGGGCATACTGGTGGAAACGTCTGCGGCGGTATTCACGGGCGTGAAGCTGGCCGGTGCGGCGTATCTCGTCTACCTCGGCGTGCAAGCATTCCGGCACCGCAAGGAGATGTGCGCGGCGGACATGGAGGCCCCGGCGGGTGAGCGGCGCGGCGATCTGCGCACGGTCCTGGACGGTGTTTTCGTGGGCTTCACCAACCCGAAGGGCCTCATCTTCTTCGCGGCGGTGCTACCGCAGTTCGTGAACCACTCGGCGGGCCGTGTCCCCCTCCAGATGATGGTCTTGGGGCTGGTCCCGGTCGCCATCGGCATGATCACGGACACCCTGTGGGGACTGGGCGCCTCGGCGGCCCGTTCCTGGTTCGCCCGCTCGGACCGCCGACTGTCGATGGTTGGCGGGGCGGGCGGCTTCGCGATGATCGGGCTGGGCGTGACCGTGGCAGCGACGGGCCGCGCCGACTAG
- a CDS encoding YncE family protein produces MEQSPRAGREGDVLAVVSQSGPSVSFFDATSGQHLGSVETLAEPHELCFDPTQRLLWCTMTYHSGFYHANSGRRTELTVIDPDTRCVVEVVDLAPEHAPHGIALDAAHGRLYVTVEGSADRPGGVVVVDTQTRRPVGRIDTGAPGSHWIAIDAAGRTGCVANKEAPFVSVVDLEQETLTAKVEVPGSEGLAVSADGTHAFVASPYSGSFTKDGGTAPGIRVVETRTASVVDTLPTDHRVMPVHLTSTGKLLAGEVRTEPDLLTGAHGMAPGHLTVFAADTRKQLGRIEVGLCPLTITSSPDGRIAYVACYASSTVDIVDLETLRPLPRLAGAELGESGAHGLAYIPRPA; encoded by the coding sequence ATGGAACAGTCCCCGCGCGCCGGTCGAGAAGGCGACGTGCTAGCCGTGGTCAGCCAGAGTGGGCCCTCTGTCTCTTTCTTCGACGCCACCTCCGGCCAGCATCTGGGATCTGTCGAAACCCTCGCCGAGCCGCACGAGTTGTGCTTCGACCCCACACAGCGGCTGCTGTGGTGCACCATGACGTACCACTCCGGCTTCTACCACGCGAACAGCGGCCGGCGCACCGAGCTGACCGTCATCGACCCCGATACCCGCTGCGTGGTCGAGGTCGTCGACCTCGCCCCGGAACACGCGCCGCACGGGATCGCGCTGGATGCGGCGCACGGTCGCCTCTATGTCACTGTGGAGGGCTCGGCGGACCGGCCCGGCGGCGTGGTGGTGGTCGACACCCAGACCCGTCGGCCCGTGGGCAGGATCGACACCGGCGCGCCCGGTTCGCACTGGATCGCCATCGACGCGGCGGGCAGGACGGGTTGCGTCGCCAACAAGGAGGCGCCGTTCGTCTCGGTCGTCGACCTCGAACAGGAAACCCTCACCGCGAAGGTCGAGGTGCCAGGCAGCGAGGGACTCGCCGTCTCCGCCGACGGGACACACGCCTTCGTCGCCTCGCCCTATAGCGGCTCCTTCACCAAGGATGGAGGAACGGCCCCTGGAATCAGGGTCGTTGAGACCCGGACGGCGTCCGTCGTCGACACCCTGCCCACGGACCACCGCGTCATGCCGGTCCACCTGACCTCGACGGGCAAGCTGCTCGCGGGCGAAGTACGCACGGAGCCCGATCTGTTGACCGGTGCACATGGCATGGCGCCGGGCCACCTCACGGTGTTCGCCGCCGACACCCGCAAGCAGCTGGGCCGGATCGAGGTGGGACTCTGCCCGCTCACCATCACCTCGTCTCCCGACGGCCGGATCGCCTACGTGGCCTGCTACGCCTCGTCCACCGTCGACATCGTCGACCTGGAGACGCTGCGGCCGCTGCCCCGCCTGGCCGGCGCCGAGCTCGGCGAGTCCGGCGCCCACGGCCTGGCCTACATCCCACGCCCGGCCTGA
- a CDS encoding DUF4956 domain-containing protein, translating to MESLRHLAAHLGLDLAAVGVLTFAIYYPRHRRRDLVPAYLALNTGLFTVVTALAEVRGGGGAALGFGLFGVLSIVRLRSDAVQHEEVAYYFTTLVLGLLCGLPRLPFALTGGLCATLLLIVWAADSPRLLAGTRRAVVTLDTVHEDPAELRADLVRRLGEPLHWTVMEVDFVRDLTVVDVRYRESAAAPVGRGPVPAAGPAHRTSPAWETA from the coding sequence ATGGAGTCGTTACGGCATCTCGCCGCCCACCTCGGCCTCGACCTCGCCGCCGTCGGCGTGCTGACCTTCGCCATCTACTATCCGCGCCACCGTCGGCGCGACCTCGTGCCGGCCTATCTCGCCCTGAACACCGGCCTCTTCACCGTCGTCACCGCCCTCGCGGAGGTGCGCGGCGGCGGGGGCGCGGCCCTGGGCTTCGGCCTCTTCGGCGTGCTCTCGATCGTGAGACTCCGCTCCGACGCCGTGCAGCACGAAGAAGTCGCCTACTACTTCACCACCCTGGTCCTCGGCCTGCTCTGCGGACTGCCGAGGCTGCCGTTCGCGCTCACCGGCGGGCTGTGCGCCACCCTGCTCCTCATCGTCTGGGCGGCCGACAGCCCCCGCCTCCTGGCCGGCACCCGGCGCGCCGTCGTCACCCTCGACACCGTCCACGAGGACCCGGCCGAGCTCCGCGCCGATCTCGTACGGCGCCTGGGTGAGCCCCTCCACTGGACAGTCATGGAAGTCGACTTCGTCCGGGACCTCACCGTCGTCGACGTCCGCTACCGCGAGAGCGCAGCGGCCCCGGTCGGCCGGGGCCCCGTGCCCGCCGCCGGACCCGCCCACCGGACCTCACCCGCCTGGGAAACCGCATGA
- a CDS encoding PASTA domain-containing protein, producing the protein MAVLLAAAACIYVITGSRAPARPRVAAPWLMGETMSEARSSAQAVGVRVQPVRHRVCPHPGTPVGRVCEQTPSPGSQVPCLVSALTSHFFLQLPYVAFQG; encoded by the coding sequence ATGGCGGTGCTGCTGGCGGCCGCCGCGTGCATCTACGTGATCACCGGATCCCGTGCCCCTGCTCGTCCCCGCGTCGCGGCACCCTGGTTGATGGGCGAGACGATGAGCGAAGCCCGGTCGAGTGCCCAGGCCGTCGGCGTACGCGTCCAGCCCGTCCGGCACCGGGTGTGCCCTCATCCCGGCACGCCCGTCGGCCGGGTATGTGAGCAGACGCCCTCGCCCGGCAGCCAGGTGCCCTGCCTGGTCAGTGCGTTGACCAGTCATTTTTTCCTGCAGTTGCCGTATGTGGCCTTTCAAGGGTGA
- a CDS encoding protein kinase, with amino-acid sequence MDRSRRLGGRYRLEQVLGRGGMAEVWLAYDVLLFRPVAVKTLRPELAADAEHWARFRREVVSAALLGHPSVVAVYDAGEDTIDGRLVPYLVMEYVKGTTLLQFVCEARLAGPEHALRLTAGVLEALDHAHRHGIVHRDIKPANVMLSHEGTVKVTDFGIARSVDRAGTTLTRTSVVVGTAEYLSPEQARGEQVDVRTDLYSTGCLLYELLTGRPPFTGDTPLAVAMKHLSEPPVPPSAHAPQLPAVYDTVVLRALAKDRADRYQSAEEMRDAIGEVLAGRATAVTPALPAAPVTVRHTQPPPPRDLRKERPARRRRIRRPLQAMAVLLAAAACIYVINGSHAPARPRVAAPSLMGETMSEARSSAQAVGVRVQPIRHRVCPHPGTPVGRVCEQTPSPGSQVPRHAILRVTLSPGTPHQR; translated from the coding sequence GTGGATCGTTCACGTCGTCTGGGCGGACGCTACCGTCTGGAACAGGTCCTGGGTCGCGGGGGAATGGCCGAAGTATGGCTGGCGTACGACGTGCTGCTGTTCCGCCCGGTCGCCGTGAAGACGCTCCGGCCGGAGCTGGCGGCCGATGCCGAACACTGGGCGCGTTTCCGCCGTGAAGTCGTCTCGGCGGCCCTGTTGGGCCACCCGTCCGTCGTGGCCGTGTATGACGCGGGCGAGGACACGATCGACGGCCGCCTCGTCCCGTATCTCGTGATGGAGTACGTCAAGGGCACCACGCTGCTCCAATTCGTGTGCGAGGCACGGCTCGCCGGACCCGAGCACGCCTTGCGACTCACCGCCGGCGTGCTGGAGGCGCTCGATCACGCCCACCGCCACGGCATCGTCCACCGGGACATCAAACCGGCGAACGTCATGCTCTCCCACGAGGGCACGGTGAAGGTGACGGATTTCGGCATCGCCCGCTCGGTGGACCGGGCGGGTACGACCCTCACCCGCACCTCGGTGGTGGTGGGCACGGCCGAGTACCTCTCGCCGGAACAGGCTCGGGGCGAGCAGGTGGACGTCCGCACCGACCTGTACTCGACCGGGTGCCTGCTGTACGAACTGCTCACCGGCCGCCCCCCGTTCACCGGTGACACGCCGCTGGCCGTGGCCATGAAGCACCTCTCGGAACCACCGGTGCCTCCCTCTGCCCATGCCCCGCAGCTGCCTGCCGTCTACGACACCGTGGTGCTGCGCGCGCTGGCCAAGGATCGTGCAGACCGGTACCAGAGCGCCGAAGAGATGCGCGATGCCATCGGGGAGGTACTGGCAGGCCGTGCCACGGCGGTCACCCCGGCGCTTCCGGCTGCGCCTGTGACGGTTCGGCACACCCAGCCACCGCCGCCCCGGGATCTGCGGAAAGAGCGCCCTGCGCGCCGACGGCGCATCCGCCGGCCACTCCAGGCGATGGCGGTGCTGCTGGCGGCCGCCGCGTGCATCTACGTGATCAACGGATCCCATGCCCCTGCTCGTCCCCGGGTCGCGGCACCTTCGTTGATGGGCGAGACGATGAGCGAAGCCCGGTCGAGTGCCCAGGCCGTCGGCGTACGCGTCCAGCCCATCCGGCACCGGGTGTGCCCTCACCCCGGCACGCCCGTCGGCCGGGTATGTGAGCAGACGCCCTCGCCCGGCAGCCAGGTGCCACGTCACGCCATCCTGCGGGTCACCCTGTCTCCCGGCACACCTCATCAGAGGTAG
- a CDS encoding polyphosphate polymerase domain-containing protein → MTTAPVRSAAAVRAIGDAAHGAGPISLDELNERAALLARFDHSYLVPADTFLRVVGRLTDPHRPGGPFRALAIDGRRAFRYHSVYYDTPELRSFHDHRQGRRLRFKIRERVYADTGERQFEIKLKGPRGDTVKRRRPLTGAATPLDPDSRGFLADTLRTAYGIGAPAALEPSLCTDYIRATFVADGERITCDAALVCDDMRTGRTVRCTDDLVLVETKTTGHLTEADRLLHAHGIRPAVFTKYCSAYAALRPALPAGRWRRAARRAFGEVAPEPAC, encoded by the coding sequence ATGACCACCGCACCGGTCCGCTCCGCCGCTGCGGTCCGCGCCATCGGCGACGCCGCCCACGGCGCCGGCCCGATCTCGCTCGACGAGCTCAACGAACGGGCCGCCCTCCTCGCGCGTTTCGACCACAGCTACCTGGTGCCCGCGGACACCTTCCTGCGCGTCGTCGGCCGGCTCACCGACCCGCACCGGCCCGGCGGCCCCTTCCGCGCCCTCGCCATAGACGGCCGGCGTGCCTTCCGCTACCACTCCGTCTACTACGACACCCCCGAGCTCCGCTCCTTCCATGACCACCGGCAGGGCCGCCGGCTCCGCTTCAAGATCCGGGAACGGGTCTACGCGGACACGGGTGAGCGGCAGTTCGAGATCAAGCTCAAGGGGCCGCGCGGCGACACCGTCAAACGCCGCCGTCCGCTGACCGGAGCGGCCACCCCGCTCGACCCCGACTCCCGGGGGTTCCTCGCCGACACCCTGCGCACCGCGTACGGCATCGGCGCCCCGGCAGCCCTCGAACCGTCCCTGTGCACCGACTACATTCGCGCCACCTTCGTGGCCGACGGCGAGCGCATCACCTGCGACGCGGCACTGGTCTGCGACGACATGCGCACTGGGCGCACCGTGCGGTGCACGGACGACCTCGTTCTCGTCGAGACCAAGACCACCGGGCATCTCACCGAGGCGGACCGCCTGTTGCACGCCCACGGGATACGCCCCGCCGTCTTCACCAAGTACTGCAGCGCCTACGCCGCACTGCGACCCGCACTCCCCGCCGGCCGGTGGCGCCGCGCCGCCCGCCGCGCCTTCGGTGAGGTGGCCCCGGAGCCGGCGTGCTGA
- a CDS encoding LysR family transcriptional regulator yields MDLNLLRVLDALLQENSVTRAAERLGTSPAAVSRTLARLRRAVGDPLLVRAGQGMVPTPRALELREEVSALLRGCDNVLRPGAGFDPVHLRRTFTVQATDLLLAGVAGPLTDRIRAEAPHVDVVFLPEALEGGPALRQGSVDVELGVLAHLDPEIRTQHLTHMTLVGIARSGHPLFDRRIDARRLAMADHIGISRHGKRLGPIDSALAELGLRRRIAVVVPSHTSAMMLARDTDLIALTLADWLPETTAALGLRTFPIPVDLRPVDIGMAWHPRNSADPGHRWFRDHVAAAVLAPSGSKDDTSRGSTAS; encoded by the coding sequence GTGGATCTCAACCTGCTGCGCGTCCTGGACGCCCTGCTCCAGGAGAACAGCGTGACCCGCGCCGCCGAGCGTCTCGGCACGTCGCCCGCGGCGGTCAGCCGTACCCTGGCCCGGCTCCGTCGTGCCGTGGGCGACCCGCTCCTGGTCCGCGCGGGCCAGGGCATGGTCCCCACCCCAAGAGCGCTCGAACTCAGGGAAGAGGTGAGCGCGTTGCTGCGCGGCTGCGACAACGTCCTGCGGCCGGGGGCCGGTTTCGATCCTGTACATCTCCGGCGTACCTTCACCGTGCAGGCAACCGACCTGCTCCTGGCGGGCGTCGCCGGGCCCCTGACCGACCGGATCCGGGCGGAGGCCCCACACGTGGACGTGGTCTTCCTGCCCGAAGCGCTGGAGGGCGGCCCCGCGCTGCGACAGGGCTCCGTCGACGTCGAACTGGGCGTCCTCGCACACCTGGACCCGGAGATCCGAACCCAGCACCTCACCCACATGACGCTGGTCGGCATCGCCCGCAGCGGTCACCCCCTCTTCGACAGGCGGATCGACGCCCGCCGCTTGGCCATGGCCGACCACATCGGCATCTCCCGGCACGGCAAGCGCCTGGGACCGATCGACAGCGCGCTCGCCGAGCTCGGGCTGCGGCGCCGGATCGCGGTCGTCGTACCCAGCCATACCAGCGCGATGATGCTCGCCCGGGACACCGACCTGATCGCGCTCACCCTGGCCGACTGGCTCCCCGAGACCACCGCCGCACTGGGACTGCGTACGTTCCCCATCCCCGTCGACCTGAGACCCGTTGACATCGGGATGGCCTGGCACCCCCGCAACTCGGCTGATCCCGGGCATCGTTGGTTCCGCGATCACGTGGCTGCCGCGGTCCTCGCCCCGTCGGGGTCGAAGGACGACACGTCTCGGGGGAGCACGGCTTCGTAG
- a CDS encoding oxidoreductase gives MGTDELNAAERRLRDAYARGGVVDVRDGKQAEVEVRAEAIAALLLGAGGDPGPGERPALRLTGARVSGRLDLRFAQVPVPVVLADCEIEEAPLLYGAALRELVLSECVLPGLVADLAQIDGSCVLSGCRLTGPLRLTRARIRGDVDLRGSRIGAAGAEAIAAMHADVGGDLLCTNLEVTGHFRLSGATVGGEFDLEGATLSNPGGHALDAYHVQIGEDFTFHPGFSAEGRVILSGASVKAAIGFCGARLSNPGDIALEAVDVNVIRNFDLGEGLSVEGGITLDGTHVGTRLSFRDAVLANPGGTTLSLRLTQARETDLRTRQPIYGTVDARGAELGTLYDAPETWPADLRLAEATYDALATPLSAAERLDWLRRGTRGYLPQPYEQLAASYRRLGHEDEARTVLLAKQRDRRAVLPAHTRVWGHLQDATVGYGYRPLRAAAWLLTLLIGGALYFTAHPPVPLDRATAPPFNALVYTVELLLPIAAFGQKAAYTSHGAAQWLAYGLTAAGGVLATTVAAGITRAISRQ, from the coding sequence GTGGGCACTGATGAACTCAACGCCGCCGAACGCCGGTTGAGGGATGCCTACGCGCGGGGCGGTGTCGTCGATGTCCGTGACGGCAAGCAGGCAGAGGTGGAGGTGCGGGCCGAGGCCATCGCGGCGCTGCTACTCGGGGCAGGCGGCGATCCGGGCCCCGGCGAGCGTCCGGCGCTGCGGCTGACTGGTGCACGCGTCTCGGGCAGGCTTGATCTGCGGTTCGCCCAGGTCCCGGTGCCGGTGGTCCTGGCCGACTGCGAGATCGAGGAAGCGCCGCTTCTCTACGGTGCCGCGCTCCGCGAGCTGGTGCTGAGCGAGTGTGTCCTGCCGGGACTGGTCGCCGACCTGGCCCAGATCGACGGTAGCTGCGTCTTGTCCGGCTGCCGCCTCACCGGGCCGCTTCGGCTGACCCGGGCCCGGATTCGTGGTGATGTGGATCTGCGTGGCAGTCGGATCGGGGCCGCTGGTGCCGAGGCGATAGCCGCGATGCACGCCGACGTCGGCGGCGACCTGCTGTGCACCAACCTGGAGGTGACCGGGCACTTTCGCCTGTCGGGCGCCACCGTCGGCGGGGAATTCGACCTGGAGGGCGCCACACTGAGCAATCCAGGTGGCCACGCCCTGGATGCCTACCACGTCCAGATCGGTGAGGACTTCACCTTCCATCCCGGCTTCAGCGCCGAGGGCCGTGTCATCCTGTCCGGCGCCAGCGTCAAAGCCGCGATCGGCTTCTGCGGCGCCCGGCTGAGCAACCCCGGAGACATCGCGCTGGAGGCCGTCGACGTCAACGTGATCCGCAACTTCGATCTCGGCGAGGGCTTGAGCGTCGAGGGCGGCATCACCTTGGACGGCACCCACGTGGGCACGCGGCTCAGCTTCCGCGATGCCGTTCTTGCCAATCCCGGCGGCACGACCCTGTCCCTGCGCCTGACCCAGGCACGCGAGACCGACCTGCGCACGCGGCAGCCGATCTACGGCACGGTCGACGCACGCGGCGCAGAGCTGGGCACCCTTTACGACGCCCCGGAAACCTGGCCCGCCGACCTCCGGCTGGCCGAGGCCACGTACGACGCGCTGGCCACACCGCTGAGTGCCGCCGAACGCCTCGACTGGCTGCGGCGCGGCACCCGCGGCTACCTTCCCCAGCCGTACGAGCAGCTCGCCGCGTCGTATCGGCGACTCGGACACGAGGACGAGGCCCGCACCGTACTCCTTGCCAAGCAGCGCGATCGCCGTGCCGTGCTGCCCGCGCACACCCGCGTCTGGGGCCACCTCCAGGACGCCACGGTCGGCTACGGCTACCGCCCGTTGCGCGCCGCCGCATGGCTCCTGACCCTGCTCATAGGCGGCGCGCTCTACTTCACCGCGCATCCGCCCGTACCGCTCGACAGGGCGACAGCGCCGCCGTTCAACGCCCTCGTCTACACCGTCGAGCTGTTGCTGCCGATCGCCGCCTTCGGACAGAAAGCCGCCTACACCTCACACGGCGCCGCGCAATGGCTGGCCTACGGGCTGACCGCCGCTGGAGGGGTCCTCGCCACCACCGTCGCCGCGGGCATCACCCGCGCGATAAGCCGCCAGTAG
- a CDS encoding APC family permease, producing the protein MKPEGRQPVRAEDEDEQRRLSVFHLVGLAAGGMIGSGWLLGADDAFRRAGSDAYLAWVFGGLLMLLIAAVMVELGTVAPKTGGLIFLPLQSSGALVATVVAAGLWIFYAINLSSEAVAMTKGLSWKVHGLLDSSQALTLKGWGYALVFMAAISAVNLATPRIFFRINSWLTVVKVIVPVLTVALLITAGFDHHSPHASGGTGKGAGAALAAVVGSGVIFAYVGFQGPLDFAGNIKRWGRGIGEAARLRRAVFGTIIGAMVLYISLQVVFTKYQASYWSPADIEPSPYAQFAFALSLWWLGWLLRIGAVISPMGAGLVFAHALTREVAALSRAHLTHRGLQTARKASLKRRYDVYWLVLVVDFFVASIALLAVGGSWSSLVAITGVLTLVVYAVPGVVLVSLRDHLTGWSRVRRGAREVLARTGFALIALILYGAGWAPLWRGMATLTVGCALLLCLPILARWLPAFGRMYDAKVHVTLFRHWRTSPAAQAGLWLVGHLAVLTLLTLLGDSSVGVLPKLLGGFLAVAAALVAFEGLVSASRRHMAEVAPMLPAPGTGRPAVAANAANE; encoded by the coding sequence TTGAAGCCTGAGGGACGGCAGCCGGTGCGGGCCGAGGACGAGGACGAGCAGCGGCGGCTGTCGGTGTTCCACCTCGTCGGCCTGGCGGCTGGGGGCATGATCGGTTCCGGCTGGCTGCTGGGCGCGGACGACGCGTTCCGCCGGGCCGGTTCGGACGCCTACCTGGCCTGGGTGTTCGGCGGCCTGCTCATGCTGCTCATCGCTGCGGTCATGGTCGAGTTGGGCACCGTCGCCCCCAAGACCGGCGGGCTGATATTCCTGCCGCTGCAGAGCAGCGGCGCGCTGGTGGCGACGGTGGTCGCGGCCGGCCTGTGGATCTTCTACGCGATCAACCTCTCCAGTGAGGCCGTCGCGATGACGAAGGGCTTGTCCTGGAAGGTCCACGGGCTCCTGGACTCCTCCCAGGCGCTCACCCTCAAAGGCTGGGGCTACGCGCTGGTGTTCATGGCGGCGATCTCCGCGGTGAACCTGGCGACCCCGCGGATCTTCTTCAGGATCAACTCCTGGCTGACGGTCGTGAAGGTCATCGTCCCTGTCCTGACCGTCGCGCTGCTGATCACGGCCGGCTTCGACCACCACAGTCCCCACGCGAGTGGCGGCACGGGAAAAGGCGCCGGCGCCGCCTTGGCAGCGGTCGTCGGCAGCGGCGTGATCTTCGCCTACGTCGGCTTCCAGGGACCGCTGGACTTCGCCGGGAACATCAAGCGGTGGGGACGGGGAATCGGCGAGGCGGCCCGGCTCCGCAGGGCGGTCTTCGGAACGATCATCGGGGCGATGGTGCTGTACATATCGCTTCAGGTCGTCTTCACGAAGTATCAGGCGTCCTACTGGAGTCCGGCCGACATCGAGCCGTCGCCCTATGCCCAGTTCGCCTTCGCCCTCTCCCTGTGGTGGCTCGGGTGGCTGCTCAGGATCGGCGCCGTGATCTCACCCATGGGCGCGGGACTCGTCTTCGCCCATGCGCTCACCCGCGAGGTGGCAGCCCTCAGCCGGGCCCATCTCACGCACCGCGGGCTGCAAACCGCCCGCAAGGCCTCCCTGAAGCGGCGGTACGACGTGTACTGGCTGGTCCTGGTCGTCGACTTCTTCGTCGCGAGCATCGCGTTGCTGGCGGTCGGCGGCAGCTGGAGCTCTCTCGTCGCGATCACCGGAGTCCTGACGCTGGTCGTCTACGCCGTCCCGGGCGTCGTCCTCGTGTCGCTCCGCGACCACCTGACCGGCTGGTCCCGCGTGCGGCGCGGCGCCCGCGAGGTCCTGGCGCGGACCGGTTTCGCCCTGATCGCACTGATCCTCTACGGGGCGGGCTGGGCCCCCCTGTGGCGAGGCATGGCGACCCTCACGGTGGGCTGCGCCCTGCTGCTGTGCCTGCCGATCCTCGCCCGGTGGCTGCCCGCCTTCGGCCGGATGTACGACGCCAAGGTGCACGTGACACTGTTCCGGCACTGGCGCACCAGTCCCGCCGCCCAGGCTGGGCTCTGGCTGGTCGGCCATCTCGCGGTGCTGACGCTACTGACACTGCTGGGCGATTCCTCGGTCGGAGTCCTCCCCAAGCTCCTGGGGGGCTTCCTGGCCGTCGCTGCGGCGCTCGTGGCCTTCGAGGGCTTGGTCAGCGCGTCCAGACGTCACATGGCCGAAGTGGCGCCCATGCTGCCGGCTCCGGGCACCGGCCGCCCCGCCGTGGCTGCTAACGCAGCGAACGAATGA
- a CDS encoding Crp/Fnr family transcriptional regulator, with protein MDSLLALAPAATAQELLNLGSRRAYRNGETLLGEGSPDHHVLLIVNGCVKVHGTTRAGRPTLLAIRVGGDLLGEQAALDGGPRSATAAADGRTVVREIAGPEFLRLLKADPEAGIALSRYLSIKLRRTTRYRVDIGGSPVLTRLAAALCELADGHGRRVPEGVLVDALVGQPELAAIVSTTMPTLERAMKRLRDRGVISTGYRSLIVKDLAALTAIAENPEET; from the coding sequence ATGGACTCGCTGCTGGCGCTGGCCCCTGCCGCCACGGCCCAGGAACTGCTGAATCTCGGCTCGCGCCGGGCCTACCGGAACGGTGAGACCCTGCTGGGCGAGGGCAGTCCGGACCATCATGTGCTGCTGATTGTCAACGGGTGCGTCAAGGTGCACGGCACCACCCGTGCGGGGCGCCCCACACTTCTGGCGATCAGAGTCGGCGGCGACCTGCTCGGAGAACAGGCCGCACTCGACGGCGGACCGCGGTCCGCCACTGCCGCCGCCGACGGCCGCACCGTGGTACGTGAAATCGCCGGGCCGGAGTTCCTCCGTTTGCTGAAAGCCGACCCCGAGGCCGGCATAGCGCTCAGCCGTTATCTGTCGATCAAGCTCCGCAGAACTACGCGCTACCGGGTTGACATCGGCGGAAGTCCCGTCCTCACCCGGCTGGCGGCTGCCCTGTGTGAACTAGCCGACGGGCACGGTCGTCGAGTGCCCGAGGGGGTGCTTGTCGACGCCCTGGTGGGTCAGCCGGAACTCGCGGCGATCGTCAGCACCACCATGCCGACACTGGAGCGCGCGATGAAGCGGTTGCGCGATCGCGGGGTGATCAGCACGGGATACCGAAGCCTCATCGTCAAGGATCTGGCAGCGCTGACCGCGATCGCCGAGAATCCTGAGGAGACGTAG